The proteins below come from a single Metarhizium brunneum chromosome 1, complete sequence genomic window:
- the T184A gene encoding Transmembrane protein 184, translating into MSVTSASIASDGGTGAKFTYATTVIAGVASFAATLLSVVSIWLQTKNYRKPLLQRYVVRILLMVPIYSIASFTSMVSLTAAAFIDPVRDIYEAFTIYTFFQLLINYLGGERALIIMAHGRAPVEHLWPMNHILRKVDISDPHTFLSIKRGILQYAWLKPILAIAAIVMKATGTYQEGYISAKSGYFWSGIIYNISVTVSLYSLGLFWVCMHRDLTPFRPVPKFLCIKLIIFASYWQGFFLSILVWLGAIPDNVQGYTRDNLAAAIQDALICVEMPAFAVAHWYAFSWHDFADNSILSARMSLHHALKDSFGVKDLIEDSKETFRGNNYGYRAFDSGDKVMAHEDSQSRLARINAGMRYERGGKAKYWLPKPGDVSATSPLLGGPSSSRTGDTLFEQQHGTFDEPELDEDEERLYNSARQLKYGDWNYPVITASEPLAERYRSSMSSHNGTSPAWSTRSARPPPPQAANSNSGSSRQSSSQRIEEPQPVVVVKKKKKTKKVVKHPESDPAGLGLGKGAPAHSPDPTGTTDASASVQKPEPEEAGQGGDSAATDEGQQTHRYHVDGSDEFCNVWE; encoded by the exons ATGTCTGTTACTAGCGCTAGCATCGCCTCTGATGGAGGCACAGGGGCCAAATTTACCTATGCTACCACGGTGATCGCTGGCGTTGCCTCGTTTGCAGCAACATTACTCTCCGTCGT CTCGATATGGCTTCAGACGAAAAACTACCGGAAGCCCCTGCTTCAGCGCTACGTTGTTCGAATCCTGCTCATGGTTCCCATCTATTCGATTGCGTCCTTCACAAGCATGGTGTCGCTTACAGCGGCTGCTTTTATCGACCCTGTTCGAGACATATACGAAGCCTTCACCATTTACACCTTCTTCCAGCTCCTCATCAACTACCTGGGCGGAGAAAGAGCCTTGATTATCATGGCGCATGGTCGTGCCCCCGTCGAGCACCTCTGGCCGATGAACCACATTCTACGCAAAGTTGACATATCGGATCCGCATACATTTCTGTCCATCAAGCGGGGGATCCTCCAATATGCGTGGCTCAAGCCCATACTAGCCATTGCTGCCATCGTCATGAAAGCCACGGGCACGTATCAAGAGGGATACATTAGCGCCAAGTCGGGCTACTTTTGGAGCGGAATCATTTACAATATCAGCGTTACTGTGAGCTTGTACTCGCTTGGTTTATTCTGGGTCTGCATGCACCGCGACTTGACGCCGTTTCGCCCTGTGCCAAAATTCCTCTGCATCAAACTTATCATTTTTGCGTCCTACTGGcaaggcttcttcttgtccattCTCGTTTGGCTCGGCGCCATTCCAGACAACGTCCAGGGGTATACGAGGGACAATCTTGCCGCTGCCATTCAAGATGCATTGATTTGCGTGGAGATGCCGGCCTTTGCAGTTGCCCACTGGTACGCCTTCTCATGGCATGACTTCGCCGATAACAGTATTCTATCTGCGCGCATGTCCTTGCACCACGCGCTCAAGGACTCCTTTGGCGTCAAGGATCTCATCGAGGACTCCAAGGAGACATTCCGGGGCAACAACTACGGCTACCGGGCATTCGATTCTGGAGACAAGGTCATGGCCCACGAAGACTCCCAGTCACGCCTCGCAAGGATCAACGCGGGCATGAGATATGAGCGTGGAGGGAAAGCAAAATACTGGTTGCCCAAACCAGGCGACGTCAGCGCTACCTCTCCACTGCTCGGCGGGCCCAGTTCAAGTAGAACTGGCGATACATTATTTGAACAGCAGCATGGGACCTTTGATGAACCCGAgttggatgaggatgaagagcgCTTGTATAATTCTGCAAGACAGTTGAAATACGGCGATTGGAAT TACCCCGTCATCACAGCCAGCGAGCCACTGGCTGAGCGATACCGATCGTCGATGAGCAGCCACAACGGTACATCACCAGCCTGGTCGACCAGGTCAGCgcgaccaccgccgccgcaagcAGCAAACTCGAACTCAGGCTCATCTCGACAATCATCATCCCAGCGAATAGAAGAGCCACAgcctgtcgtcgtcgtcaagaagaagaagaagacgaaaaaagTAGTGAAGCATCCGGAATCAGATCCAGCAGGCCTGGGTCTCGGAAAAGGCGCTCCTGCTCATTCTCCTGATCCTACAGGCACAACTGACGCAAGCGCAAGTGTGCAGAAACCTGAGCCGGAAGAAGCCGGACAAGGGGGAGATTCAGCAGCCACAGATGAG